A single genomic interval of Apium graveolens cultivar Ventura unplaced genomic scaffold, ASM990537v1 ctg1818, whole genome shotgun sequence harbors:
- the LOC141700149 gene encoding uncharacterized protein LOC141700149, whose amino-acid sequence MLLNSKVSRILPRIAEYAKTGRNVVVRARFLLIIPSVYIYVRPRIKKTQERCLKMGQFNHEESSKQASEKKKAVPNSVKCRKQSKKTNIEEVAQGSGSWVNPKSNVEELYVIKTREELTGKIAYSRYKKEYEKMEDAKHASLSSCRSRERELIMFFLSLLCIIVQSLYCSFIQLY is encoded by the exons ATGTTGCTCAATTCCAAAGTTTCTCGTATACTTCCTCGTATAGCTGAATATGCAAAGACCGGCCGTAATGTTGTAGTTCGCGCAAGGTTCTTGTTAATTATCCCTAGT GTTTACATCTATGTAAGGCCAAGAATTAAAAAAACCCAAGAGCGATGTCTTAAAAT GGGTCAGTTTAACCATGAAGAAAGCTCTAAACAAGCATCTGAGAAAAAGAAAGCTGTGCCAAATTCCGTCAAATGTAGGAAACAGTCAAAGAAGACTAATATCGAAGAGGTGGCACAAGGTTCCGGAAGCTGGGTGAATCCTAAATCTAATGTCGAAGAG CTTTATGTGATAAAAACTAGGGAAGAGTTGACTGGGAAAATTGCCTACAGTCGTTACAAGAAG GAATATGAGAAAATGGAGGATGCAAAGCATGCAAGTCTCTCCAGTTGTCGGAGCCGGGAGCGGGAGCTGATCATGTTTTTTTTGTCGCTTCTCTGTATTATAGTGCAAAGCCTCTATTGTAGTTTTATACAACtttattaa